The following is a genomic window from Desulforhopalus sp..
TGCGCTCCGAATTGCGGGAATTCCTGCCGCTCCTCTACGAGTATCCATCGTTGCAGGATCGTCTCAGAACCACAGGGGAATTAAGTTCCAAAAAGGCCCGAAGTCTTGGTGTCCTTGGCTATATCGCCAGGGCCTCCGGCGAATGCTGGGATCTGCGGCGGGACGCGCCCTACGCCCCGTATGAAAAGATGGTCATCACCGTGCCCCACTGCCTGGAGGGCGATGCCTCCGGCCGGTTGCGGGTTCGTGGCGATGAGATCCTCGTCTCCCTCGATCTCCTGGAAGAGCTGTTGCGAAAGCTGCCGGCCGGGGATGCGGCGGTTGAGTTCCCGCGGATTGCGGAGGAGTGCAGCGGTATCGGCTTTGTTGAGGGCTGGCGCGGCGAGGTCCTGGCCTATGTGCACTTTGAGGCGGGTGGCAAGGTTGCCAGGTATTTCCCCCGCGATCCCAGCTGGCTCAACTGGCCGGCCCTTGAGGCGATGATGAAGGGGGTTATCGTCCCTGATTTCCCTTTGTGCAACAAGTCGGTTAATGGGTCGTATTCCGGCCATGACCTGTAATTCCAGTTCAATTTCTCAACAAGAGTAGGAAAATGTTTAGTGTTCTTGGAAGAATCTTTAAAACCGGCTGTTTGACGGAGAAGTTGCCCTTGCATGACCAGGACGTGGTGCAGCTGGGCGAGGTCTGCAGGAAGGAAATCGCCCGGGTCTTCGGCAGTAGCATGGCGATCAGGATGGTCGATGCCGGTTCCTGCAACGGCTGCGAGCTGGAGATGCATGCGCTGAACAACAGTTTTCATGATATCGAGCGATTCGGCATCCATTTTGTCGCCTCGCCCCGCCACGCCGACCTGCTCCTAGTGACCGGGCCGGTGTCAAGACACATGCAGGCCGCCCTCAAAGGTACCTACGACGCCACTCCCGAGCCGAAACTGGTAATCGCCATGGGTGATTGCGCAGTTGACGGTGGGGAGTTCGGCATTTCCTATGCCAGCTGCGGCGCGGTAGCGGGTGTTATCCCGGTCGATGCGGTCATTCCCGGCTGTCCGCCGACCCCGCTGCAACTTCTGCAGGGTATCCTGGAACTCCTCGGCCGGTGTCCGGGACGCTAGAAGATCACAGGGAGGATTCGCATGCTTCTCCTTTACGAAGGATTGTCCAGAGTGTCCTTGATGGCCACCGCCAGGGTGCCCATAAGATAGGGCTTCTTGACAAACCTTCGTACCCCGAGGGCCAGTGCCTGTTGGACATCTTGACTTTCTGAGTAGCCGCTGGTGATTATTGCCTTTTGCTTCGGGTGCAGTTCGAGAATCTTTTTAAAGGTCTCGCAGCCGTTCATGCCAGGTGGCATGACCATGTCGAGAATCACCAGATCGGCCTTTTCCCGGCGCAGAAAGTCAATGGCCTCTTCGCCGCTGCCGACCGCATTGCCGCGGTACTTGAGAATTTCAAGAATTTCCAGGGCAATCGATCGCTGGCGGCTGTCATCATCGACCACCAGTATCGCCTCACCATTACCTTGATATTGTATAATATCAATCGCATCGGGGTCTATGTTGTCGATACCTTCCCTGGTCGCCGGGAAAAACAGCTCAAAGGTTGTGCCTTGCTTGCCGCTTTCGACGGTTATACCGCCCTGATGGTCTTGCACGGTATTCCAGATGACAGCCAGGCCAAGACCGGTACCGCTGCGGCCAACCACCTTTCTTGAGAAGAATGGCTCAAAAATTCGCTCAAGGCTGTCAACGGGAATGCCCGTGCCGGTATCGGCAACCGACAGCACGGCATATTCTCCCTGCTGCATCTCCGGGTGGCCGGCCAGCGGCGCATCGCAATACTGGTTGCGGGTGGTTACTCTAACCTCTCCCTTCCCGACGATCGCCTCGGCGGCATTGGTCATGAGATTCATGATGCATTTTTTGATATGGATCTCCGAGCAGCTGATATTCAGAAGCCGTGGCTCCGGTTCCACCCTGAAGGTCACGTGGCTGTGCAGCGACTGGAGATTGTGAAACTCCGGTGATTCTATATAACCACTCAAGATCCTGTTGATATTGCTGTTTACTCGGGCACTTGTTACGCCCCTTGCGATGGTCAGAAGGTCCTCGACTACCGCCGCGGCACTTTTCCCCGATTCCCGTATGGTTTTGAGCGGTTTTTGCAAAGGGCTGTCCTTAGGCAGGGTCATAAGAATCAGTTCCGGATAGGTGACTATGCCCGACAGGATGTTATTCAGGTCATGGGCGACACCACCCGCCATCAGGCCAATCGATTCCATTTTCTGGGCGCGGCGCAGCTTTTCTTCCATCAGCTGGTGTTCTTTTTCCGCCTGTTTCTGCAGGGTAAGGTCGCGAATGGCGCTCACTCTGACCGTCCGGCCGCGATACTCCGCCTCACGCGTCTGAATCTGCGCCGGAAAGATTTGACCATCCTTACGGATGGCCAGGATTTCGTAGGGGTTGCTTTCCTTTTCCAGGCTCTTTTGGTTTATCAGATACCGGTCCTCGGGGGCTATTCCCTGGCTTATATGGCGGCCAACCGCCTCTTCGCCGCTGTAGCCGAACATGATCTCGGCGGCTCTATTTTGTTCCAGGCAGATACCAGCCTCGGTGATAAAAATAGCCTCGAAGGAGGCGTCGGAGAGGGCGTGCAATCTTTCTTCGGAAAGCCGCAATTGATCGGTACGCAACTCGACCAGGGCCTCTATCTCTTCCTGACGGCGCCGTGATTTCAGGGCCAATACCAGGGTGAGGGTGAATGAGGCAAAGATGATCAGCCCGACGGAAACCAGGAGAACCACCGAAGAGAAACGCGCGGTATCATAACCCCGTGCCATAATATTTCGGGGAAGGGTCGCGGTAATCAGGAGGGCGGGTTTCCCCAGCATATCGTTGAGCAGGCCGTAACTGTACAAGGTCTGCGAATTGGCGATCTCATTGATCTGATTGCTGGTAGCCAGTTCTTCAACCCGTTTGGTCTCGGTTTCGGAAAAAGGTGCCGAGAGGGGGTCGCGGACGGTGAACTGGACCTGGGTTTGCC
Proteins encoded in this region:
- the nuoB gene encoding NADH-quinone oxidoreductase subunit NuoB, which encodes MFSVLGRIFKTGCLTEKLPLHDQDVVQLGEVCRKEIARVFGSSMAIRMVDAGSCNGCELEMHALNNSFHDIERFGIHFVASPRHADLLLVTGPVSRHMQAALKGTYDATPEPKLVIAMGDCAVDGGEFGISYASCGAVAGVIPVDAVIPGCPPTPLQLLQGILELLGRCPGR
- a CDS encoding response regulator is translated as MTATKRVYTLVTILCILIIVFVAGDYFIRFRVVLPEFAELERQEAEKDMTRCKSAIEREYRHVEKLATDWALWDDLYQYAVDSNEAFATSNFQWDTLIKTGIYLMYVIDAEGRIVYGESTLPSTKEFIKISQLPEERFPLDHPLLNIPESEISIAGIFLTGHGPLLLASHRILNSLGEGPSRGYILVGRFLEEQVMDDLRRQTQVQFTVRDPLSAPFSETETKRVEELATSNQINEIANSQTLYSYGLLNDMLGKPALLITATLPRNIMARGYDTARFSSVVLLVSVGLIIFASFTLTLVLALKSRRRQEEIEALVELRTDQLRLSEERLHALSDASFEAIFITEAGICLEQNRAAEIMFGYSGEEAVGRHISQGIAPEDRYLINQKSLEKESNPYEILAIRKDGQIFPAQIQTREAEYRGRTVRVSAIRDLTLQKQAEKEHQLMEEKLRRAQKMESIGLMAGGVAHDLNNILSGIVTYPELILMTLPKDSPLQKPLKTIRESGKSAAAVVEDLLTIARGVTSARVNSNINRILSGYIESPEFHNLQSLHSHVTFRVEPEPRLLNISCSEIHIKKCIMNLMTNAAEAIVGKGEVRVTTRNQYCDAPLAGHPEMQQGEYAVLSVADTGTGIPVDSLERIFEPFFSRKVVGRSGTGLGLAVIWNTVQDHQGGITVESGKQGTTFELFFPATREGIDNIDPDAIDIIQYQGNGEAILVVDDDSRQRSIALEILEILKYRGNAVGSGEEAIDFLRREKADLVILDMVMPPGMNGCETFKKILELHPKQKAIITSGYSESQDVQQALALGVRRFVKKPYLMGTLAVAIKDTLDNPS